One stretch of Riemerella columbina DNA includes these proteins:
- a CDS encoding SIMPL domain-containing protein, with translation MKNTPKNIIAVAIAAVGFIVGVGLLGSAIKNRNQGENTISVTGLGTKQFTSDLITWNGNFSRSSYQLQDAYNALASDRAKIQSYLNSKGVKKEEMIFSAVDIQKIYNYVSDGQGGSRQVFEGYQLSQTVSIQSKEVAKIENISRNITEIINQGIEFTSSSPDYFYTKLAEVKQQMIADATKDAKQRAEKIAANAGAKLGHLKKASMGVIQITAPNSNEDFSYGGTFNTSSKEKEASITIKLEYQVD, from the coding sequence ATGAAAAATACACCAAAAAACATCATCGCTGTAGCCATTGCGGCTGTCGGCTTCATTGTAGGCGTGGGGCTGTTGGGCTCCGCCATTAAAAACCGAAACCAAGGCGAAAATACCATTTCCGTAACGGGCTTGGGGACTAAGCAATTTACCTCGGATCTGATTACTTGGAACGGCAATTTTTCCCGAAGTAGTTACCAATTGCAAGATGCCTATAATGCTTTAGCCAGCGACCGCGCCAAAATTCAGAGCTATCTCAATTCCAAAGGGGTTAAAAAGGAAGAAATGATTTTTTCCGCTGTGGATATTCAGAAAATATACAATTATGTGAGTGATGGGCAGGGCGGTTCCAGACAAGTTTTTGAGGGCTACCAACTTTCGCAAACGGTTTCTATCCAGAGTAAAGAAGTCGCCAAAATTGAAAATATCTCCCGAAACATCACGGAAATTATCAACCAAGGCATAGAGTTTACCTCTTCCTCACCAGATTATTTCTATACCAAACTTGCTGAGGTCAAACAACAGATGATTGCCGATGCCACCAAAGATGCCAAGCAAAGAGCCGAGAAAATCGCCGCTAACGCAGGGGCAAAATTAGGGCATTTGAAGAAAGCTTCTATGGGGGTTATCCAGATTACGGCGCCCAATTCCAACGAAGATTTTTCGTATGGCGGCACTTTCAACACCTCTTCCAAGGAGAAAGAAGCCAGCATTACCATTAAATTAGAATATCAAGTGGATTAA
- a CDS encoding acyltransferase family protein, which translates to MKRDLYIDFAKGLATLSIIFIHTTFWSGQYYIPTELRILSLLFDVPIFFALSGITSGNNLEKTFHRLLKLQITYMIFVTLLFFADYFFKVFGLYFFGIESLKHFYATFGSKFVPKSISYFPEWQNLGNWYLHHYSTCDTLPVVMGSFWYLKVYYILTVFGVLILKFFPKHIYWFIALCLALTLMFNIFPYFYPTGQVGYVAFYLGVFLIAHKMRGKKIKTRYIPLLYLGFFLALGLMFWSYGTDIFYKINKLKFPPKFPYIIWSMFSLITVFVFYNRLKITKNHFVNTIGRNAIFYYFAQGISSSLIYFIVTPLKDEMPWWGLMLIIFPINIGLAIIIAQILKKCDDLGWKILSFLRAKTAETDN; encoded by the coding sequence ATGAAAAGAGATTTATATATTGATTTTGCGAAGGGTTTAGCCACGCTTTCCATTATTTTTATCCACACCACTTTTTGGAGCGGACAATACTACATCCCCACGGAATTGAGGATTTTATCCCTATTGTTTGATGTGCCTATCTTCTTCGCGCTCAGTGGCATTACCTCTGGCAACAATCTTGAAAAAACCTTCCACCGATTGCTAAAATTGCAAATCACTTATATGATTTTTGTAACGCTACTCTTCTTTGCGGATTATTTTTTCAAAGTTTTTGGACTTTATTTTTTCGGTATAGAGAGTTTAAAGCATTTCTACGCCACTTTTGGCAGCAAGTTTGTCCCGAAAAGCATTTCTTACTTCCCCGAATGGCAGAATTTAGGCAACTGGTACCTGCACCACTACTCTACCTGCGACACTCTTCCTGTGGTGATGGGGAGTTTTTGGTACTTGAAGGTTTATTACATACTGACCGTTTTTGGCGTGCTGATTCTCAAATTTTTCCCCAAACACATCTACTGGTTTATAGCCCTATGTTTAGCGCTCACTCTGATGTTTAATATCTTCCCTTATTTTTATCCTACGGGGCAGGTGGGCTATGTGGCGTTTTATCTCGGGGTGTTCCTTATCGCTCATAAAATGAGGGGCAAAAAGATTAAAACCCGCTATATTCCCTTGCTCTACCTTGGCTTTTTTCTTGCCTTAGGGCTGATGTTTTGGAGCTATGGTACAGATATTTTCTATAAAATCAATAAGTTGAAATTTCCGCCAAAATTCCCTTATATCATTTGGTCTATGTTTTCTCTAATCACCGTATTTGTATTCTATAACCGACTGAAAATCACTAAAAATCACTTTGTTAATACCATAGGACGCAATGCTATTTTTTATTATTTTGCGCAAGGGATCAGCTCTTCTTTAATTTATTTCATCGTTACACCGCTTAAAGATGAAATGCCTTGGTGGGGGCTGATGCTTATCATTTTCCCTATCAATATTGGGCTCGCCATCATCATCGCTCAAATTTTAAAAAAATGTGATGATTTAGGCTGGAAAATCCTGAGCTTTTTAAGAGCTAAAACCGCAGAAACCGATAATTAA
- a CDS encoding GLPGLI family protein: MKKLFSLVLCCIIGLSMAQNVNRFFYELTYQPNKDSAKTETIMTVLDIWKDKSVYRDYTAISQDSLLKEFTQNAMRTGNFFDTEKAGIKQAKFSYTIVKPYPITDEIRYEDMILNKKFVYTEKVKLDWKVQPETTTIENYPVQKATVDFGGRSWSAWFTTELPFADGPYKFQGLPGLIVKLEDSQHHYQWLLKGNEKLTEEKATSYVDTMMKQFGMGKGIEISKEKFEKAYNDYKKDPFASMKMQLNSPQMKDYKLPDGSSLVEKLKETEERMKKMLNENNNPIELK; encoded by the coding sequence ATGAAAAAATTATTTAGTTTGGTGCTTTGTTGCATCATTGGACTTAGTATGGCTCAGAATGTTAATCGTTTCTTTTATGAATTAACCTATCAGCCGAACAAAGATTCTGCGAAGACAGAAACCATTATGACCGTTTTAGACATCTGGAAAGATAAGTCGGTGTATCGGGATTATACAGCCATTTCGCAAGATTCTTTATTGAAAGAATTCACTCAGAACGCTATGCGCACGGGCAATTTTTTTGATACCGAAAAAGCGGGTATTAAACAAGCAAAGTTTAGTTATACCATCGTAAAACCTTATCCTATTACCGATGAAATTCGCTATGAAGATATGATTCTGAACAAAAAATTTGTCTATACCGAAAAGGTCAAATTGGATTGGAAAGTGCAGCCAGAAACCACAACCATAGAAAATTATCCTGTGCAGAAAGCTACGGTAGATTTCGGTGGGCGCTCTTGGTCGGCGTGGTTCACTACGGAATTGCCTTTTGCCGATGGGCCGTATAAATTTCAAGGTTTGCCAGGCTTAATCGTGAAGTTGGAAGATAGCCAGCACCACTACCAATGGTTGCTTAAAGGCAATGAGAAACTGACCGAAGAAAAGGCGACTTCTTATGTAGATACGATGATGAAGCAATTTGGGATGGGGAAGGGCATCGAGATTTCTAAGGAGAAATTTGAGAAAGCCTATAACGATTATAAAAAAGACCCTTTCGCGAGTATGAAAATGCAGTTGAATTCCCCACAAATGAAGGATTATAAATTGCCAGACGGCTCTTCTTTGGTAGAAAAACTAAAAGAGACAGAGGAGCGGATGAAAAAAATGCTCAACGAAAATAATAATCCTATAGAGCTTAAATAA
- the rplU gene encoding 50S ribosomal protein L21 produces MFAIVEIAGLQYKVEQDQKLFVNRLPGEKGDKVSFDKVLLTVNGATTVGAPAVSGIAVEAEILEHLKADKVIVFKKKRRKGYAKKNGHRQSLTQIRIVSITGFDGAKKSETKAEPKATAKKSAKKGDDLTLIEGIGPKVAEIFAGAGINSFADLAKKSKEELEAILDPNGAVYAAMDPTTWPQQAQLAADGKFDELETLKGQLKGGRA; encoded by the coding sequence ATGTTTGCAATCGTAGAGATAGCAGGGCTTCAATACAAAGTTGAGCAAGACCAAAAGTTGTTTGTAAACCGTCTTCCAGGTGAGAAAGGAGATAAAGTCTCTTTTGACAAAGTACTTCTTACCGTGAACGGAGCAACAACCGTAGGCGCCCCAGCTGTAAGTGGTATCGCTGTAGAAGCGGAAATTCTTGAGCATTTAAAAGCCGATAAAGTTATCGTTTTCAAAAAGAAAAGAAGAAAAGGCTATGCTAAGAAAAACGGACACAGACAATCTTTAACACAAATCAGAATTGTATCTATTACAGGTTTTGATGGTGCTAAAAAGTCTGAAACTAAAGCAGAACCAAAAGCTACAGCAAAAAAATCTGCCAAAAAAGGAGATGATCTAACCCTTATCGAAGGGATTGGTCCTAAGGTAGCAGAGATTTTTGCAGGAGCAGGAATTAACTCTTTCGCAGATTTAGCAAAAAAATCTAAAGAGGAATTAGAAGCGATTTTAGACCCTAATGGTGCAGTATATGCCGCTATGGACCCTACAACTTGGCCACAGCAAGCACAATTGGCAGCAGATGGGAAGTTCGATGAGTTAGAAACGCTTAAAGGACAGTTAAAAGGCGGTAGAGCCTAA
- a CDS encoding NAD kinase, with amino-acid sequence MRAAIYSQKKDLDTFLYLSKFISELEKRGVESVLYEGLSVDLAFSRHFKTFNNKEELKALEVSLFFSFGGDGTILNALIFIQDLEIPIVGVNTGRLGFLACFSKEEIFQNIDKILAGETILSRRSVIEVSAGNTQIDFPFALNDLSITRKETTSMITIDSYIDQEFLTVFWGDGLVISTPTGSTAYNLSCGGPIISPRTDDFVLTPIAPHNLNVRPIILRDDVEIKLNVESRVPEFLLSLDSRLYDIAIEEPITVKKANFEVSLMMTKRINFYETLRQKLLWGKDKRN; translated from the coding sequence ATGAGAGCGGCTATTTATTCTCAAAAAAAAGACTTAGACACCTTTCTATACCTCAGTAAATTCATTTCAGAATTGGAAAAAAGAGGCGTAGAATCTGTGCTTTATGAAGGTCTTTCTGTGGATTTGGCTTTTTCCAGGCACTTTAAAACCTTTAATAATAAAGAAGAATTAAAAGCTTTAGAGGTCAGTTTGTTTTTTAGTTTTGGAGGAGATGGCACCATTCTAAACGCTCTGATTTTCATTCAAGATTTAGAAATTCCCATTGTGGGCGTCAATACGGGCAGATTAGGCTTTTTGGCGTGTTTTTCAAAAGAAGAGATATTCCAAAATATAGATAAGATTTTAGCTGGAGAGACCATTCTTAGCCGCCGCTCTGTGATTGAGGTTTCCGCAGGAAATACCCAGATAGACTTTCCTTTTGCTCTTAATGATCTGAGTATCACCAGAAAAGAAACCACCTCTATGATTACCATAGATTCTTATATTGACCAAGAATTTCTAACGGTATTCTGGGGTGATGGTTTGGTGATTTCCACACCTACGGGCTCTACGGCGTACAATCTGAGTTGTGGAGGTCCTATCATTTCGCCGCGTACAGATGATTTTGTGCTAACGCCTATTGCACCACACAACCTTAATGTAAGACCCATTATCCTAAGGGACGATGTGGAAATCAAGCTCAATGTAGAGAGCCGTGTGCCTGAGTTTTTGCTCTCGCTGGACTCTCGGCTTTATGATATTGCCATAGAGGAGCCAATCACGGTTAAAAAAGCCAATTTTGAAGTCTCATTGATGATGACCAAGCGCATCAATTTTTACGAAACCCTTCGGCAGAAGTTGCTCTGGGGAAAAGATAAAAGAAACTAA
- the aat gene encoding leucyl/phenylalanyl-tRNA--protein transferase — protein sequence MVYLDPNEIAFPDPMHYDGIEGGLIAMGGDLSPERVLFAYQHGIFPWFNEGEEILWWSPDPRFVLYPKDLKISKSMRKIMREDRFEFRENHQFNAVIEACASINRPHQEGTWITTEMKSTYKKLHQMGYAKSVEVYENETLVGGFYGIQVGCIFCGESMFSHVSNASKAGFIYFVQKYAQQLSLIDCQIHSTHLESLGAKMISKALFLETLHQ from the coding sequence ATGGTATATTTAGACCCGAATGAAATCGCGTTTCCTGATCCTATGCATTATGATGGCATAGAGGGCGGTTTGATTGCTATGGGCGGAGATTTGTCGCCAGAGCGCGTGCTATTTGCGTATCAGCATGGCATTTTTCCTTGGTTTAATGAAGGCGAAGAAATTCTTTGGTGGTCGCCAGATCCCAGATTCGTGCTGTATCCCAAAGATTTAAAAATCTCCAAATCGATGCGGAAAATTATGAGAGAAGACCGCTTTGAGTTCAGGGAAAATCATCAGTTTAATGCCGTTATAGAGGCTTGTGCGAGCATCAATAGACCTCATCAAGAAGGTACTTGGATTACCACTGAGATGAAATCTACTTATAAAAAACTCCATCAGATGGGTTATGCCAAAAGTGTAGAAGTGTATGAGAACGAAACTTTGGTTGGCGGTTTTTATGGCATTCAGGTGGGGTGTATATTCTGTGGTGAGAGTATGTTTAGCCATGTGAGTAACGCCTCTAAAGCGGGATTTATCTATTTTGTACAGAAATATGCGCAGCAACTTTCATTGATAGATTGCCAAATTCACTCGACGCATTTAGAAAGCTTGGGCGCTAAGATGATTTCTAAAGCATTGTTTTTAGAAACATTGCATCAATAA
- the fbaA gene encoding class II fructose-bisphosphate aldolase, translating to MSRKFPAGVATGTMVSDIFQYAKENKFALPAVNVIGSSNINATMETAAKLNAPVIIQFSNGGAAFNAGKGLSNEGQKAAILGAVAGAKHIHTLAEAYGATVILHTDHCAKKLLPWIDGLLDAGEIFFKENGKPLYSSHMLDLSEESLEENLEISAKYFERMSKMDMTLEVEIGVTGGEEDGVDNTDVDNAKLYTQPEDVAYTYEKLKQISDHFTIAAAFGNVHGVYKPGNVKLTPEILLNSQKFVQEKYATVEKPINFVFHGGSGSTLEEIREAIDYGVIKMNIDTDLQFAYTEGIRDYMNDKIEYLRTQIGNPEGADLPNKKLYDPRVWLRKGEETFGKRLVQAFEDLNNVNTL from the coding sequence ATGAGTAGAAAATTCCCGGCTGGTGTAGCCACAGGTACTATGGTAAGCGATATTTTTCAATACGCTAAAGAAAACAAATTTGCCCTTCCAGCGGTTAATGTCATTGGTTCCAGCAACATCAATGCAACTATGGAAACGGCAGCCAAACTGAACGCCCCAGTGATTATCCAGTTCTCTAACGGTGGTGCCGCTTTTAACGCAGGAAAAGGACTGAGCAATGAAGGTCAGAAAGCCGCTATTTTAGGCGCGGTAGCGGGTGCTAAGCACATCCACACTTTAGCGGAAGCTTATGGCGCTACGGTGATTTTGCATACCGACCACTGTGCTAAAAAACTCCTCCCTTGGATTGATGGACTTTTAGATGCTGGAGAAATATTCTTTAAAGAAAACGGAAAACCGCTTTACTCTTCGCATATGTTAGACCTTTCTGAGGAATCTTTAGAAGAAAATTTAGAAATCTCTGCCAAATATTTTGAGAGAATGTCTAAAATGGATATGACTTTAGAAGTGGAAATCGGTGTAACTGGTGGCGAGGAAGATGGCGTGGATAATACCGATGTGGACAATGCAAAACTCTATACACAGCCAGAAGATGTGGCTTATACTTATGAGAAATTAAAGCAAATCTCTGACCACTTTACCATTGCTGCAGCCTTCGGAAATGTACACGGCGTTTACAAACCAGGGAATGTTAAGCTGACACCAGAAATTCTACTCAATTCTCAGAAATTTGTACAAGAAAAATACGCCACAGTAGAGAAGCCTATTAACTTCGTGTTCCACGGTGGTTCAGGGTCTACTTTGGAAGAAATTAGAGAAGCGATAGACTATGGCGTGATTAAAATGAATATTGACACCGATTTGCAATTCGCTTATACCGAGGGGATTAGAGATTATATGAATGATAAAATAGAATACCTAAGAACGCAGATTGGCAATCCAGAAGGTGCTGACCTACCGAACAAAAAACTCTACGATCCAAGAGTATGGTTAAGAAAAGGTGAAGAAACCTTCGGTAAGAGGTTGGTACAAGCCTTTGAAGACCTTAACAATGTAAATACCCTATAA
- the rpmA gene encoding 50S ribosomal protein L27, which translates to MAHKKGVGSSKNGRESHSKRLGVKIFGGQEAIAGNIIVRQRGTEHHPGENVGMGKDHTLFALVDGKVVFRKKANNRSYVSVEPNA; encoded by the coding sequence ATGGCACACAAAAAAGGAGTTGGTAGTTCCAAAAACGGTAGAGAATCTCACTCTAAAAGATTAGGCGTGAAGATTTTCGGTGGACAGGAGGCTATTGCTGGTAATATCATTGTTAGACAAAGAGGTACTGAGCACCACCCAGGTGAAAATGTAGGGATGGGTAAAGACCACACTTTGTTCGCTTTGGTAGACGGTAAAGTAGTCTTCAGAAAGAAAGCTAACAACAGATCTTATGTATCTGTAGAACCAAACGCTTAA
- the accD gene encoding acetyl-CoA carboxylase, carboxyltransferase subunit beta yields the protein MAFDWFKRKTKNITTSTEEKKDIPKGLWHKTPTGKIIEYDELKANHFVSPEDGFHIRIGSKEYYEILFDQGKFKELDEKVESVDILKFKDTKPYTERLKEAKSKTKLHDSIRNAVGSVGGVEIVISCMDFKFIGGSLGSVMGEKIRRAIDYAIKHQLPYMIICQSGGARMQEAAHSLMQLAKVQAKLVQLSEAGLPYIAYLTDPTFGGITASFAMTADIIMAEPGALIGFAGPRVIRETIGRDLPEDFQTSEFLKEKGFVDFIVNRREAKATIAQTVKLLMNQ from the coding sequence ATGGCATTTGATTGGTTCAAGAGAAAAACTAAAAATATAACCACTTCTACAGAAGAAAAAAAGGACATTCCGAAAGGGCTTTGGCATAAAACTCCCACAGGGAAAATCATAGAATATGATGAGCTGAAAGCCAATCATTTCGTGTCTCCAGAAGATGGTTTTCACATTAGAATAGGCTCTAAGGAATACTACGAAATCCTTTTTGACCAAGGCAAATTTAAAGAATTAGATGAGAAAGTAGAGAGTGTAGATATTTTAAAATTTAAAGATACCAAGCCTTATACCGAAAGACTTAAAGAAGCCAAATCTAAAACCAAACTCCACGATTCCATCCGAAATGCTGTGGGCTCTGTGGGCGGTGTAGAGATTGTGATTTCTTGTATGGATTTTAAATTTATAGGCGGTTCTTTGGGTTCCGTGATGGGTGAAAAAATCCGCAGAGCTATAGACTACGCCATTAAGCACCAATTGCCGTATATGATTATCTGCCAATCAGGGGGAGCGCGGATGCAAGAAGCCGCCCATTCCTTGATGCAGTTGGCAAAAGTACAAGCCAAATTGGTCCAATTATCCGAAGCGGGATTGCCTTACATTGCCTACCTAACAGATCCTACATTTGGAGGCATCACGGCTTCCTTTGCGATGACAGCGGACATTATTATGGCAGAGCCAGGAGCACTAATCGGTTTCGCAGGGCCGCGGGTGATTAGAGAAACCATTGGTAGAGATTTGCCAGAAGACTTCCAAACCTCAGAATTCTTAAAAGAAA